In the Oryzias melastigma strain HK-1 unplaced genomic scaffold, ASM292280v2 sc02850, whole genome shotgun sequence genome, TTTCGTTCTGGTCATGCAGCTGCTGCTTTCGTCTCTCTGGTTGTTCTCAGGATGTCAGTTTTGTTCTAGTTCCTTCAGAACTCCTCAGGGTTTACTGGCAGTAGAAAGTCAGGACGTTCTGCTGGTTTCCTCTGATGAGCACGGCGGGACAGTGAAGGCCGCAGGTCAGCGTGTCCAGCCAGGCCATGTACAGAGCGCTGGGGCAGTCTCTGTGCGGCACAGGGAGGCTCctgaaaacacatttccatcAACAACAAGGACTTTCTGTTGACATGTAAACAAAAGATTGACTCTTAACTTGTAacttctctgtgtttgtgaaCGCTACTTTATCTTCAGTAAACTGTAAACTCACACGAGCACCAGAGCAGTGTGTTGTGAGTTCTTGCGGATGATTTCATTCAGCCGGATCTTCCtctcagactgcagaaggagAGCAGTGAAGGAAGTgactcaaaaaagaaataatatgcATGAGAGTGACATGCTAACTTCAACAAACACACCTTAAGCCTGAACACCTCAAACTCTTTGTCAGATATTTTCCACGGGGCGTTCTGTCTCAGCTCCTGCACTGAAGCGCCTTCCTGCTGTTCATCATACAGCCTGAAGGGGGCGACGCTGTCCACGAACCGGGTCAGGCTGTAGAAGAGAAGCACCAACgagaaaaaagacaatttaaccAGAGAACAAACAATAGATGAGGATTCTTATAAATATGTTAGTATTTATGtgaatttctaaatatttgGAAGCTTGAATTGAGTCtattgttgtgtgtttgtgctcagTGTGACACACCTCTTAGCTTGAGGAC is a window encoding:
- the LOC112141282 gene encoding solute carrier family 12 member 3-like, producing MTDSEKRPQAKSLTRFVDSVAPFRLYDEQQEGASVQELRQNAPWKISDKEFEVFRLKSERKIRLNEIIRKNSQHTALVLVSLPVPHRDCPSALYMAWLDTLTCGLHCPAVLIRGNQQNVLTFYCQ